From a region of the Coffea arabica cultivar ET-39 chromosome 3e, Coffea Arabica ET-39 HiFi, whole genome shotgun sequence genome:
- the LOC140038356 gene encoding uncharacterized protein, translated as MIGFSAYLGETTCLRAEACALLIGLQICIHNGFGNICVQSDSLVLIGIIQRRTQCPWKIRRYVNQIWQLLDDPPRFTHCYREANTVADALSNVGISHPDKQIEVYDTFSTFPRLARGAIRLDRIGIPSIRKMRIM; from the coding sequence ATGATTGGTTTTTCGGCATATCTGGGAGAAACTACATGTCTCCGTGCAGAGGCTTGTGCCCTTCTTATTGGTCTTCAGATCTGTATACATAACGGCTTTGGAAACATATGTGTACAATCAGATTCATTGGTTTTAATTGGGATCATTCAACGTCGTACTCAGTGTCCGTGGAAAATTCGAAGATACGTCAACCAGATTTGGCAGTTATTAGATGATCCACCTAGATTCACGCACTGCTATCGGGAGGCTAACACAGTTGCTGATGCTTTATCTAATGTGGGTATATCTCATCCAGATAAACAAATTGAGGTTTATGATACCTTCAGTACATTCCCAAGGTTGGCTCGTGGGGCAATCCGTTTGGACAGAATAGGGATACCTTCAATTAGAAAAATGAGGATTATGTAA
- the LOC113702935 gene encoding CYC02 protein-like — translation MASSKNLLFLFGVLFALVLLISFDATAADQKSVKTTGVHDASSGEVHQDSISEDRCKYRCCHWYHGRCQRCCRTAEETPEATSGDEDTVTADRCRHRCCRWYQGHCQRCCRTAEETPEATSVDEVEN, via the exons ATGGCATCTTCAAAAAATTTGCTCTTTCTTTTTGGTGTTCTCTTTGCACTTGTGCTCCTCATTTCCTTTGATGCAACAGCTGCAG ATCAGAAGAGCGTGAAAACCACTGGTGTCCACGATGCCAGTTCAGGTGAGGTTCATCAGGATAGCATAAGCGAAGATCGTTGCAAATATCGTTGCTGCCACTGGTACCATGGACGCTGCCAAAGATGCTGTCGAACTGCTGAGGAGACCCCTGAAGCTACATCTGGAGATGAGGATACCGTAACCGCAGATCGTTGCAGACATCGTTGCTGCCGCTGGTACCAAGGACATTGCCAAAGATGCTGTCGAACTGCTGAGGAGACCCCTGAAGCTACATCCGTAGATGAGGTCGAAAATTAA